A segment of the Leclercia adecarboxylata genome:
CCGTAAGCCGGGCCTGTCACCATTAACGCAAAACGCATTACTTCTCATGCCCCAGGAAATCGCCGCTTTTGAACTGACGGATATAGAGATACACCGTATGTTTGGAAATATTGAGACGATCGGCTACCTGGTTAATCGCATCTTTGATATCGAAAATGCCTTTTTCATAAAGGTTAAGCACGATCTGGCGGTTCTTGGCATTGTTAGACACATTGCGATCGGCATTCACCTCTTCGATGGTGAACTCCAGCGTCTGGGTGACAAGATCCTCAACCGAGGAGGCAAAGTTAACGGAAGAGCCGACATCCGGGGTTTCTGGCGGAATGAAGGTGTTCATGATCTGGGAGAACGGTACATCGAGGTTCATGTTGATGCACAGCAAACCAATCACCCGATGGTCGCGGTTGCGGATAGCAATCGTCACGGACTTCATCAGGACACCGCTCTTCGCGCGGGTGAAATAACATTTTGAGACGCTGCTGTCCGCGCCGGTCATGTCGTGCAGCATACGCAGTGCAAGGTCGGTGATTGGCGAGCCAATTTTACGGCCAGTATGCTCACCATTGGCAATGCGGATGGCAGAACATTTCAGATCTTGCAGGGAGTGCAATACGATTTCGCAGTGGGACCCAATGAGCATCGCTAACCCGTCCACTACCGCTTCGTAGGATTTCAGAATATCGAAATCGGTCTGATC
Coding sequences within it:
- a CDS encoding transcriptional regulator, giving the protein MTRSLLTNETSELDLLDQRPFDQTDFDILKSYEAVVDGLAMLIGSHCEIVLHSLQDLKCSAIRIANGEHTGRKIGSPITDLALRMLHDMTGADSSVSKCYFTRAKSGVLMKSVTIAIRNRDHRVIGLLCINMNLDVPFSQIMNTFIPPETPDVGSSVNFASSVEDLVTQTLEFTIEEVNADRNVSNNAKNRQIVLNLYEKGIFDIKDAINQVADRLNISKHTVYLYIRQFKSGDFLGHEK